Within Cystobacter ferrugineus, the genomic segment GTGCTCGCGCAGGAAGTCCGGGTCGCTGAGCACCTCGCGGTGCTTCAAGTCGTGTTTCAGCTCCAGCAAGACGGGAATGAAGCGGAGCACGGCCTCCATGCACTCTTCCCGGGTGGCGCGCGCCATGCGCTCCACCGTCAATGCCAGATGCTCGCGCACCGAAGCGGGGCCCCCGGGGCACCACGCCTCCAGCGTCTTGCGGTAGAGGTAATCCATGAGTTCCTCCAGCGAGCAGTCCCGCCACTGAAACGCCCAGAACGCGTAGCGCGGGGCCTGGAGCACGTCCCAGAAGCGCAACAGCGCCGCGAGCCGTCTGGCCATGCGCTCCGCGCTCTCCGGCGGAGACTGAGAGACCGACTGGAAGAGAGCGCCCCAAGGAGTGCTCAGGCAGAAGGCTTCGAAGGACTCCTCCATTCGCTGGCGCTCCTCTTTCGCAACGCCGTCACTCAAGCTCATGAAGACATTGATGAAGAGGTGCACCTGCCAGCGAGGACGGAGGTTGACGTCGAAGTGGCCCACCGGGTCCATGACCAGCAGCTCGCCGGGTGGCACCGGGAGCATCCGCCGGGGCAGGGAAAAGGCACCCGTCTCGAGGTACTCCCGCGCCCAGCTCTGCCCCTGGGTTCTCACCTCGCGGATGATGTCTTCGGTGTGGCCGTAGAGCATCTCCGGAAACTCGAGCACCGGGAACCGAGGTGTGGTCATGGCACCGACCCTACTACAGAGGTCACATCCGCCTCAAGCGCCAGGGCACACGCATCCACCGCGGCCCAGCGCCGTGTCATCCAGCACCGGCGTCTCAACAGGCCGTCAATCCTTCCGATGCTCCTCGTCGACGAAGCGGCGGATGTGCTTCACCAGCGCGTCCGGCGACTCGAGCATGGGCAGGTGCCCCGTGGCTGGCAGCACCTCCATCCTCGCCCCCTGAATCCGCGCCACCACCTCGCGCTGGAGTATGTCGACCGGCTCGACGTGGTCCGCCTCGCCGACGATGACCAGCGTCGGCACATGGATGTTCTGGAGGTCGGCGGACACGTCGTCGAGCATGGCGACCTCGGTCCAGCCGGCCCGCGCCGGTGGCGCCCCGCGCAGGCTGTCCTCCATCACACGCGAGCGCTGCTCCGCCGACAGCGGCCGGCCCGCCAGCACGCCGATCGCCTGCTCGACGCCGGCCGACGACTCGTAGAGGTGGGTCATCGACCGGCGTGCCTCCGCGGGCACCCCGGTCGGCGTCGCGGGCGCCGGCGCCACCAGCACCAGCGCGCGCAGCCCGGCCGGCCGCCGAGACGCCACGAGCTGTGCCGTCTTGCCGCCCATCGAGTGCCCGACCAGCACATAGTCGTCGAGGCCGAGCGCGCCGATCACCGCTTCGCAGTCATCGGCCAGCCGACGAATGTGATACCCCTCCGGCGTTGGTGCCGCCTCCGAGTCACCCCAGCCCCGGTGGTCGTAGGCGATGCAGCGATGCGAGCCGCGCAGCCGTTCGATCACCTCTCGCCATGTTTTCGAGGAGCCACCCCAGTAGTGAAGGAAGACCAGCGCCGGTCCCCCGCGCCCCTCGTCAGTCACGCTCAGCCGCAGTCCATTTGCCTTGATATGCACGTTCCTACCTCCTGCACATCAAGCTATTCCCCGTGGCTCCATCCATCATCGGCGCTCTGGTTCCGGGACTCCGCACCGCGAGTGCATAATCGGCGAATGGACCAGGTGGAGAGCATGAGGGTGTTCGTGCAGGTCATCGGCAGCGGCAGCTTCGCCGGCGCCGCGCGGCGGCTGCGCCTGTCTCCCGGCATGGTCGGCAAGCACGTCCGAGCCCTCGAGGACCGCCTGGGCGCGATGCTGCTGCATCGCACCACGCGCCGGCTTCGGCTGACCGAGGTCGGCGAGCGCTACTACCGTCGGTGCACGGCGATCCTGGCGGACATCGACGACGCCGAGCGCGAGGCGCGCGCGCGCCAGGCCACGCCGCGTGGCCTGGTCCGCTTGAGCGCACCGGTGTCGTTCGGCGTGCTCCACCTCGCCGCGGCGCTGGGCGACTTCGTGGCCGCGCACCCGGCGGTCACCCTCGACATCGGCTTGACCGATCAGTTCGTGGACCTGATGGCCGAGGGCCACGACCTGGCACTGCGCATCGGGCAGCTCGGCGACTCGAGCCTGATGGCGCGGCGGCTGGCGCCCTGCCGCATGGTGGCGTGCGCATCGCCCGAGTACCTGCAACGGCACGGCGCCCCCGAGTCACCGGAGGCGCTGGCGCGACACGACTGCCTGTACTACACGGCGACGGCGGGGCCGGGCCGATGGCGCTTCGTGCGCAAGAAGCGCGAGCACGTCGTGCAGGTCACCGGCGGTGTCATCGCCAACAGCATGGACCTGCTGCGTGTGCTCGCCGTCAGCGGGCGCGGCATCGTCCTCGGGCCCACGTTCGTACTCGGCGCCGACCTCGCCTCCGGACGCCTGGTGCCGGTGCTCGACGGGTACGAGCTGCCCGCGCTCACCATTCATGCCGTCTATCCGCCCGGCCGCAACGTGCCGGCCAAGGTGCGTGCGGTCATCGATTTCCTGGCCACGCGGTTCGGACCCGAGCCGAGCTGGGATCGCTGGCGCGGCCGGACCTGAGTGACGGACGTTCGCCGCAGTCGGCACACTGGTGACGCAGTAACCCCACTCGTTTCGAGTCCTTTGACACCGTCTCTGGGACACCGTCTCTGGAGGCTCGAGTCCCTCGTTTCGAGTCCTTTGACACCGTCTCTGGACACCGTCTCTGCCCCCACTTAGCGAGGAGTTGGGATTCAGGGGCTGGCACCGGAGCGTGGTACGGCCTTCCTTGCGCCCCTCCTCATTGCACGCGGTACTGACTGCCAATGGCGCCCATGGTTCAACGTGCGCGGCCACCTCACCGAGCGTCCGCGTTGGCCACGCTCTGCACCAGCCCAGGGCTCCGCTCCACAGCGCCCAGCAGAGCAGGGGCGGGACCTCCTCGGGTTCGGCGCTCGCTTCGTCCTGCTCGAGCATGGGTCGAAAGGCTAGCGAAGCGCCCGGAACGGTCGCCCTCCCCTGGGACGAACGGAGCGCTGGCGGGGACCAACCGGGGCGGGTGTGGAACACCGACATCGTCTGCCGCAACGAGGCTTCTATAATGAACACACATGCACTCGCCTTCGCTCAAGTCATCGCCCTTCACGTTCGTGACGGGATTGCTCGTCTGGGCCATGATTGGCTTCCGGCAGTTGGTGCTCGTGGCCGAAAAACCCTCGCTCCTGGAGGAATGGGCGACGCGGGGGTTGCTCGTTTCCTTCACGGCCTTTGGCATGGCCTTCTGTCTCAACATGCGCAGTCCCCGGGGCTCGCCCTCCCTCCTCGCGGTGCAGAGCCTCGGGGCACTGGGCGTGGTCGCCACGGGCCGTATCGGTCCCGAAGGAGGACTCCTCGCCCTCGTGGCGGCGCAGGCACCACTCCTCCTGCCGTCGCGACTCGCGGCCCTGTGGGTCGGAGGATTGTTGTTCTCGAATCTGACCGTGCACCTGTGCTTCTTCCCACTGACGGTCGCCTGGACAAGATCGCTGGGCTATGCGGTCCTGTCGGCATTCACCTTCTCCGTGGCCCTCCTCCAGCAACGAGAAGCGGACGGACGCCGGGAGCTGGCCCGGGTGAACAAGGAACTCGAGGCCGCCCAGGCACTGCTCGCCGAACGCGAGCGCGAACAGGAGCGGCTGCGCATCGCCCGGGATCTGCACGACTCGCTGGGCCATCACCTCACGGCCCTGTCGCTCAACCTGGAGGCGGCCTCGCACACCACCCAGGGCCCTGGCGTCGAGCATGTCCAGCGCGCCCGGAAGGTCTCGCGCACCCTGCTGGGCGAGGTGCGCCAGGTGGTGTCCTCCCTGCGCGAGGGCCACACTCAACGAGGGCTCGTGGACTGGTCCTCGATGAGGATGTCTCCTCCGTCCAGCCCCTTGCTCCTCCTGCGCACGACTGGAGCCGGGCTCTGGGCCATGGTGGGCATCGGTCAGATGGCACTCCTCGTGGGCGCTCCGTCACGGCTGGCGGAACCTCCGTTGTTGGTGTGGTTGATCTCCTTCCTGTCTTTTGGCGTGGCGTCCTGGCTCAACGTGGACGGGCAACGGGGGTCGTCGTGTTTGCTCGGGGTGCAGGGCCTCGGAGTGCTGGGCGTGCTCGCCACCTCCCACGCTGCTTTCGAGGGGGTGCTGCTCTCCCTCATCGGCGTACGATTGCCTTTTTGCCTACCACCACGGCGCGCGGCCCTGTGGGTCGTGGGGTTGTCGCTCTCGAGCTCGCTCGTGTTCCTGGCCGTCTTCTCGCCGTGGCCCGCGTGGACGCGGGTGGTCAACAGCACGAGCCTCCTGGTCTTCAGCTTCAACGCGGCCCTCCTCCAGCAACGAGAAGCGGACGGACGCCGGGAGCTGGCCCGGGTGAACAAGGAACTCGAGGCCGCCCAGGCACTGCTCGCCGAGCGCGAGCGCGAACAGGAGCGGCTGCGCATCGCCCGGGATCTGCACGACTCGCTGGGCCATCACCTCACGGCCCTGTCGCTCAACCTGGAGGTGGCCTCGCACACCACCCAGGGCCCTGGCATCGAGCATGTCCAGCGCGCCCGGAAGGTCTCGCGCACCCTGCTGGGCGAGGTGCGCCAGGTGGTGTCCTCCCTGCGCGAGGGCCACACTCACCTGGCCCCCGCCCTGCGCTCTCTGGTACGCGACGTGCCCGGGCTCGTCATCCACCTGGAAGTCCCGGAGGACCTGTCCCTCTCCAGACCCGAGGCGGCCCACTCCGTCTTCAGTTGCGTGCAGGAAGTCATCACCAACACCCTGCGTCATGCGAGCGCGAGCCACTTGTGGATCGAAGTCACCGCCGCCGAGGCGGGGGGCGTCCAGGTGCATGCGAGGGATGACGGGCGGGGGGCGTTCACGCTCAAGCCCGGCGCGGGCTTGTCCGGCATGCGCGAGCGCTTCACTCGCCTGGGCGGTCGCGTGGAGTTGCACCCCGTGGAGGGACAAGGCATGGAGCTGGTGGCCTGGCTGCCGGATTCGGCGGTGCTCGGGTGAGCCGCGAACGTCGTTGCACCCAGGCCGCGTGAGCGAGCATTCCGGGCTCATCCATTTTTCATGGTTTTAGCGGTTTTCCTTTACAGCCTAGATTTCCCGGTGCCATGTTCCCGGAGCCCCCGGGTTCAGGGGGGGTCCTGACTCTGGCAGCGCGTCCGCGGCTTCCTTCCGCTCCGATGCCGGGCTCAGCTGATCGGCCTTCACGCGCCCGTCACGCGCATTCCCATTCCGGGAGGTTGTCTCATGTTCGAGTCTCACCGCCGCCGAGCGAGGTTGCTCGCGACCACGTTGCTCTCCACGGTGGCCGGGGCCGGCCTGTCGGCCCTGCCCGCTCACGCCGCCCTCGGCTCCGTCACCAGTGCCTCCCTCTCGGGTGACACCCTCACCCTCACTGTCGGCGGCGACAAGCTCCTTGTCCAGGCCCTGCGCCCGGACATCGTCAAGGTGGACTACCGCCCCGGTGGCGTCGCCGATCCCCCCACCGCCGTCATCGATCCCGCCAAGACGTGGGCCGCGGGCAACATCACCTCCGCCGACATGGCGTCCAATCCCATCGTGGTCACCACGGCGCAGCTGACCGTGAAGATCAGCCGGAATCCCGCCCGCCTCTCCGTCTTCGACGCCACGGGAGCGCTGGTGCTGAGCGAGCAGGCCGCCGAGGGCGTGTATGCGGACGGGGTGAAGTTCAACCATGGGTCCGGACAGGCGTTCTACGGCATCACCGGCAACCCGGTGCCCTGGGCCGAGAAGGATCCCAAGCAGAACCTCGCCGAGGGCATGCAGCGCAACGACGGCGGCCGGGTCAACGCCAACATGCAGGGGGACGGTGGGGCTCCGCTCGCCTTCACCAACCGTTATGGGTTGCTGGTGGACTCCATCGATGGGGACTTCGCCATCACCGACACCACCCTGGAGTTCAGTGGCGTGTCGACTCGCAACGTCGCGTACTACGTCCTGGTCGGTCCGCCCCGGCAGGTGATGGCGGGCGTCGCGGAGATCTCCGGCAAGCCCGCCCTGTCACCCAAGTGGGCCCTGGGGCTCAACAACAGCGAGTGGGGCACCACGCAGACGGAGGTCACCTCGATCGTCCAGGGCTACCGGGATCGGAAGATCCCCCTGGATGCCTTCACCCTGGACTTCGACTTCAAGGCCTGGGGCGAGGACGACTATGGCGAGTTCCGGTGGAACTCGACCTCCGCCAGCGGCAACGTGAACCCGAACAAGTTCCCCAGCGGGGCGTCCGGGACGTTCGCCCGGGACATGGCGGCCAGGGGAGTCATGTTGATGGGGATCATGAAGCCCCGGGTGATCGTCGGGAAGGCGGGCGGAGGCACCACGGCGCAGGGACAGTGGGCGCGCACCAACAACTGCTTCTACCCGGGCCTGGCCGATTACACCGAGTACTTCTCCGGCCGGCCCGCCAACGACGTCGACTTCTCCAAGCAGACGTGCCGTGACTGGTATTGGCAGCACTCCCGGACGCTGTTCGACGGGGGCATCGCGGGCTGGTGGAACGACGAGGCCGACGAGGCGAACGGATTCATCTTCAACAGCCTCCAGCACACCAACATGCAGCGGTCGCTGTATGACGGGCAGCGGGCGTACTCGGACCGGCGGGTGTTCTCGCTCAACCGCAACTTCTACCTCGGCGCCCAGCGCTACGGCTACGGCATGTGGTCCGGCGACATCGAATCCGGGTTCGGCAACATGGCCGATCAGCGCACCCGCATGCTCACCAGCATCAACATCGGCGAGAGCAAATGGGGCATGGACATCGGCGGCTTCTTCGGGGATCCGTCCTCGGAGAACTACGCGCGTTGGATGCAGTTCGGCGCGTTCGTGCCCATCTACCGGGTCCATGGCGTAGATGGCAAGCAGCGCCAACCGTGGGTCTACGGGGCCACCGCGGAGAGCGCGGCCAGGCGCGCGATCGAGCTGCGCAGCCGGTTGATGCCCTACCTGTATGCCCATGAGCGGATCAACTACGAGACGGGTATCGGTCTGGTGCGGCCCCTGTTCTACGACTACCCCACCGATCCGAACGCCGCGAACCTCACCAGCGAGTGGATGTTCGGCGAGTCGCTGCTCGTGGCGCCCGTCGTCGAGCCGGGGGCTGCCAGCAAGCAGGTGTACCTGCCCGCGGGCACCTGGATCGACTACACCCGTGGCTCCGTCTACACGGGCCCCCTCACGTTCAACTACCCGGTCAACGCGTCCACCTGGCAGGACATCCCGCTGTTCGTCAAGGCGGGCGCCATCCTCCCGACCCAGGAGGTGCTGCAGTACGTGAGCGAGAAGCCCGTCAAGCAGATCGACCTCGATGTCTTCCCCACCACGGCCCGGAGCGAGTTCACCCTCTACGACGACGACGGCCTGACCCGGGCCTATGAGAACGGGGTCTTCTTCAAGCAGCGCATCACCGCGCAGCGCACGAGCACCTCCGTCACCGTGGAGACCCAGGCGAAGACCGGCAGCTTCAGCCCGGCGCTCACCCACTACATCGTGAAGGTCAACGCCACGACGGGCACGGCGGCGCGGATCAACGGGACCGCCCCCACCCGCTACGGCGACCTCGCGGCGCTCAAGGCCGCCACGGGCGAGGGGTGGACGACGGGTGTCGATGTCTATGGTCCGTACACCGCGGTGCGCATCGCGGCTGGGGTAGCGCGGACGGTCGTGGTCGACGGAACCCCGAGCACTCCCCCCCCTCCCCCCCTGACGAGCGTGCTCGAGGCGGAGGACGCGGCGCTGTCCTCGGGCGCGATCGCCCTGAGCGACCACCCGGGCTACTCCGGGCGCGGGTTCGTCGCCGGATACTGGAACTCCGGAGCGAGCACCAGGTTCACCTTGCAGGCCAGCACGGCGGGCACCTACTCCGCGACCCTGAAGTACAGCAACGCCAACGGCTCGGCCAGGACGCTCACCCTGGACGTGAATGGCGCGCGCACCCAGCTCACCCTGCCCGCGACGGCGAATTGGGACACCTGGTCGACCTACACCGCGCGAATCCCGCTGAACGCGGGCACCAATACCCTCTCCTACGTCTACGCCCCGGGAGACTCGGCCCACGTCAACCTCGACTCCCTGACGATCTCACCCCTCCCGACGATTGTGCTCGAGGCGGAGGACGCGGTGCTGTCCTCGGGCGCGCTCGCCCTGAACGACCACACGGGCTACTCCGGACGCGGGTTCGTCGCCGGGTACTGGAACTCCGGCGCGGCCACCACGTTCTCCTTGCAGGCCAGCACGGCGGGCACCTACTCCGCGACCCTGAAGTACAGCAACGCCAACGGCTCGGCCAGGACGCTCACCCTGGAGGTGAATGGCGCGCGCACCCAGCTCACCCTGCCCGCGACGGCGAATTGGGACACCTGGTCGACCTACACCGCGCGAATCCCGCTGAACGCGGGCACCAATACCCTCTCCTACGTCTACGCCCCGGGAGACTCGGCCCACGTCAACCTCGACTCCTTGACGATCGCACCGTAGCGGACCACGGGATGCTCGTCCTCGCCCCCGTCACCGCATGGCGGGGGCCCTTCGCTAAAGCCAGACAGCCTCCAGGCGTTCCCTCCCTCCTGTGATACGGAATGGGACCCATACGAGGTCGATTCCCGCCAACTGCGTCGCTGTCGGCAATCCCTGCCGGGTTGTTCGCCATCTGAAGCCAGAGGCTCGCTGAACAGGGACATCCAGGCTCGCGTCGAGACGTTCCTCCGCGAGCTTCGGGCTCCAGCATGTCCCATGGCCACGTGCCGTCTCTGAGCGCTCACCCCCCGGCCCCGCTCACCCACAAGCGCGGGCTGGACTTTTGTTCAGGCAACGGATACTTCTCTGGCGAATGGCAACCAGCGGGGATGAGGAACACCCATGAGCGCCGAGCGCACGCCTGCCGAGCCCGAAGTCATGGAGCCCACGTTCTGGCGGAAGAACGGCTGGGCGGCCAGGGTCATCAAGAACGAGGAGGACGACGGCTGGGCCGTGGAGATCCGCAAGCAGGGGATCTCCGAGCCCGTCCTCATCAGCCCGTGGGTGATGGGCCGCGACAAGAAGAACCCCAAGCCCTTCGATGCGGCGGCGTTCGCCACCTTCGTGAAGACGGCCTCGGAGGTCCTCGATCGCTCCGCGCGACAGCGCGACCAGGCCTTGACCCGGAAGCTCTCCATCGCCTGGGAGGGCCGCTGGTACGAGGTTCGGCTCGAGATCGTGGCCGATGAGTATGAGCCCCACGCGCTGCTCTCGGCCATCGACGACGCTGGCGCGACCGTCGCGAAGCATCACGTGCCCGTGAGCTTCAAGTTCACCCGGGACATCGCCAACGAGTGGGTGCGCGGCGGATTCGGCGAGCCCTGAGCGGGCTCCCTGCTCCTCTTCGAGCAGCTTGAGCCAGTATCGGTGTCGAAGAACTCGAGCGACGCGACCTGCAGGAGCCCGAGCAGGGCCCTCACCCCGAGACCGCGCGTCGCGTGGCGGGGCGTTTCGCCTGGCGGAGCGTGTACTCGAACAGCTTCGGGTACCCGTCGAGCAGCTTCAACGTGTGCGCCAGGTGGAGGATCGACGCCAGGACCACGTCGGCGGCGGTGAACGAGTCGCCCGCGATGAACTCACGGCCGTCGAGCCGGACGTCGAGCACCTCGAGCACGTCATTCAGGCGTGCGTGTTGCCGCGAGAGGTCCACCTTCTTCTCCTCGGGCAGCTGCGTGTTCCAGTAGTGCTCGAGGACCAACGGATCGAGCGTCACCTCGGCGAAGACGATCCACTGGAGATAGGGGCCTCGATCGGCCGAGCCCAGGGGCGGCGCCAGCTTCTTCTCGGGAAAGCGGTCGGCCAGATGGAGGCAGATCGCCAGCGACTCGAAGAGCACGGTGGCGCCATCCACCAGCACCGGGACTTCGCCCAGGGGGTGCAACGCCAGGTGGGCCGGGGTCGTGGTCTCTTGTTTCGCGACGTCGAGCTTCACCAGCTCGTACGGCACTTCGAGCTCCTCGAGCAGCCAGCGGGCGCGGACCGCTCGGGTTCGCGGGGCGAAGTAGAGCTTCATCGGAGAACTCCTGTGGGGGGTGAGCCGCGACAACATGCAGTCCCTTCCCCCTTGGCGACAATGACCTCGCCCATGGACTCTTTGTCAGGTTATTCTTGACGATGATGATCTCGCCAGCCGACATGGTCCTCTTCGCGGCGGTCGTGCGTGAGGGCAGCTTCACGCGAGCGGCGCGCCAGTTGGGCATCACCAAGCAGACGGCCAGCGAGCGGATCGGCAAGTTGGAGGAGCAGCTCGGGGTGCGGCTGCTCGAGCGAACGACGCGGCGCCTGCGGATGACCGAGTCGGGAACCACCTATTACGACCGGTGCGCCGCGATCGCCGCGCAGATCGACGAGGCCAACAGCGAGGTGCAGCGGCGGCAGGCGGAGCCCGTCGGGCTGCTGCGAGTGGCCTCGCCGATGCTCTACGGCCGCCGCTACCTGGCGCCAGTGGTCGCGGACTTCCTCTCCCGCTATCCCAAGGCGAGCGTCGAGCTGGTGCTCGCCGACCGCCGCGTCGACCTCATCGAGGAGGGGCTGGATCTCGCGATTCGCATCGGGACGATCGATGACTCGTCCCTGGTGGCGCGAAAGCTCGGGGAGGGTCCCAGCTACTTCGTGGCGAGCCCCGGGTATCTCTCGAAACACGGGATGCCGAGCGCGAAGGAGCTTCGCTCCGCGCGATGCATTGGCTTCAGCCCGTTCGAGACCTGGGAGGCCGAGAACGTGAAGACGCGGATCGATCCGGTGTTGACCGTGAACGACCTCGAGGTGGCGTGCGAGGCGGCGATCGCCGGTGTCGGCATCGCGCGGGTTCCGGAGATCCTCTGCCGAGAGGCGCTCCAGGACGGACGGTTGAAGGTCCTCTTCGGACCCAGGCCGGCGATGCTGAGGACCCTGTATGCCGTCTACCCGAGCCGGCTGAATCTCCCGTCGAAGGTCCGCCTTTTCGTGGACGCGCTGGCGACGCTGACCGAGCCGGTATCGCCGCCTCACCGCGGCGGAGCCAGGCGCAAGCAGCGGTAGTGCGCCCTCGTCATCCTCACCCCTCATACCCAACGGCGTGGCGGCGCCCGGGGCTCTCGTGAGACACAGGGGCTCATGAAGCTTGGCGGCTATGTCATCCATGGGAACAACCGCGACACCCTCGGCGCATGCCTGAAGAGTCTGCTCGCCGTCTGCGACGAGGTGGTGGCGCTCGATTCCCGATCCACGGACGGCTCGGTGGAACTCGTCCGGGAGGCGGGAGTCCGCTCCGTCTCCCGCCCCTGGCGGGGCTACGGGGCCGCGCGCGCCGCCGCCATGGAGGAACTGGGCGCGTGTGACTATGTCTTCTATCTCGACTCGGACGAGCACCTGACGCCCGGGGCCGTCCACGCCCTCCAGGCCTGGCGCGCCTCGGGGCCGACGGCACCCGCCTACCTCCTGCCCCGCGAGGACTGGGCTGAGCTGGACGGACACCGCTTCCGCTACCGCACGGAATGGCGCGCGCGCCTGGTCCGCCGTGACAAGGCCCTCTGGCGTCCAGAGATGATCGTCCACGAGGCCCTGCCCCGGATGCGCGCCGAGCGCCTGTACGCGCCCATCGAGCACCGCTTCGCCACCTCGCTCGAGGGACGGGAGTCGAAGGAGGAACGGTATGCCCTGCTGTGGGCGGTGCGCGCCTTCGCCGAGGGCAAACGCCTCAAGCCCGCCGCCCTCCAGCGTCCGGCGCACTTGATCCGCGACTGCCTCGTGCATGGGGCGCTCTGGCGCGGGGGACTCGATGCGCTGCGTCTGGCCTGGGCGGTGTCCGTCTACCACTCGGCCAAGTACCGCCACCTGGGGGCCTTGCGACGGGGAGCCTTCCCCGAGTTGCGGCGGGCCTTCTCCGAGGGGCGCTACGAGGAGGTGTTCGCGCTCGTGCGTGAGCAGCCCCGGCTCCCCATGGCGCCCGGGCCGGTCAGAAACGACCGGACAGGGTGAAGCCGCCGAGGTTGCCCGTCATCCGCGGGACACGCTCGACGCCTGGCGCGTGGAGGCATGTGTAACCCCGCGTTTTTTCAGCATTTCCCAGCTCCTCGCAACATCGCACCTCATTTGCCGAGAATAGAGAGTTCGATCGGTCCAAAATGACCTCACGGTCGGTCCATCGATCAGGGAGATGACACCATGAGTGCTGGACGCATAGGGGATGGAGGCGCGGCGGCGGCGGCAGCGGCACGACGCGCGGCGGCGGAGGCGGCGCGAAGGGCGGCGGAGGCCGCGGCGCGAAGGGCGGCGGAGGCCGCGGCTCGGCGGGCGGCGGAGGCCGAGGCTCGGCAGCCGTCGCAGCAGAAGTCCACCTTCGAGCCGGCTGGCGCGAAGAACAAGCTGAGCCTGGACGGCCAGGGTGCACCCGCGTCCTCGCTGTTCACCGAGAACTCGAAGGACGGCCAGGTCAACTGCCTCGACAAGGCAGCGGACTGGGTGAACAACAGCTCCCCCGAGCAGCAGCGCCGCTCGGAGCTGGTGTTCCTCGAGGACTCGCGCGCGGGCGCCGAGGGCCAGACGGGCCACGTGGTGGTGCGCGAGGGCGAGCGCGTGCTCGACCCGAGCAGCGGCAAGAGCTACGAGGACATGAACGCCTACCTGCGCGAGCAGCCGCACTACAGCGAGGTCGGCGCCATGTCGGGCACGGCGGCCGCGAAGGTCTTCTCCACCGAGCCCGGCTCCCTCGAGCGCGCCGAGGCCCTGGCCGACGCGAAGGTGTCTCCCGAGCTTCAGCGGATGATGGTCGCCGACCCGCCCGTCCCCGAGCTCGCGCCCGACCCCGCCACCGTCGAGCCGCGGAACGTCACCGTCCCCGGCCAGGCCGGACCGGTGTCCGTGGAGTTCAGCGACACGCTCGAGAAGGACGTGAAGAAG encodes:
- a CDS encoding alpha/beta fold hydrolase gives rise to the protein MHIKANGLRLSVTDEGRGGPALVFLHYWGGSSKTWREVIERLRGSHRCIAYDHRGWGDSEAAPTPEGYHIRRLADDCEAVIGALGLDDYVLVGHSMGGKTAQLVASRRPAGLRALVLVAPAPATPTGVPAEARRSMTHLYESSAGVEQAIGVLAGRPLSAEQRSRVMEDSLRGAPPARAGWTEVAMLDDVSADLQNIHVPTLVIVGEADHVEPVDILQREVVARIQGARMEVLPATGHLPMLESPDALVKHIRRFVDEEHRKD
- a CDS encoding LysR family transcriptional regulator, which produces MRVFVQVIGSGSFAGAARRLRLSPGMVGKHVRALEDRLGAMLLHRTTRRLRLTEVGERYYRRCTAILADIDDAEREARARQATPRGLVRLSAPVSFGVLHLAAALGDFVAAHPAVTLDIGLTDQFVDLMAEGHDLALRIGQLGDSSLMARRLAPCRMVACASPEYLQRHGAPESPEALARHDCLYYTATAGPGRWRFVRKKREHVVQVTGGVIANSMDLLRVLAVSGRGIVLGPTFVLGADLASGRLVPVLDGYELPALTIHAVYPPGRNVPAKVRAVIDFLATRFGPEPSWDRWRGRT
- a CDS encoding histidine kinase, which encodes MHSPSLKSSPFTFVTGLLVWAMIGFRQLVLVAEKPSLLEEWATRGLLVSFTAFGMAFCLNMRSPRGSPSLLAVQSLGALGVVATGRIGPEGGLLALVAAQAPLLLPSRLAALWVGGLLFSNLTVHLCFFPLTVAWTRSLGYAVLSAFTFSVALLQQREADGRRELARVNKELEAAQALLAEREREQERLRIARDLHDSLGHHLTALSLNLEAASHTTQGPGVEHVQRARKVSRTLLGEVRQVVSSLREGHTQRGLVDWSSMRMSPPSSPLLLLRTTGAGLWAMVGIGQMALLVGAPSRLAEPPLLVWLISFLSFGVASWLNVDGQRGSSCLLGVQGLGVLGVLATSHAAFEGVLLSLIGVRLPFCLPPRRAALWVVGLSLSSSLVFLAVFSPWPAWTRVVNSTSLLVFSFNAALLQQREADGRRELARVNKELEAAQALLAEREREQERLRIARDLHDSLGHHLTALSLNLEVASHTTQGPGIEHVQRARKVSRTLLGEVRQVVSSLREGHTHLAPALRSLVRDVPGLVIHLEVPEDLSLSRPEAAHSVFSCVQEVITNTLRHASASHLWIEVTAAEAGGVQVHARDDGRGAFTLKPGAGLSGMRERFTRLGGRVELHPVEGQGMELVAWLPDSAVLG
- a CDS encoding TIM-barrel domain-containing protein; translation: MFESHRRRARLLATTLLSTVAGAGLSALPAHAALGSVTSASLSGDTLTLTVGGDKLLVQALRPDIVKVDYRPGGVADPPTAVIDPAKTWAAGNITSADMASNPIVVTTAQLTVKISRNPARLSVFDATGALVLSEQAAEGVYADGVKFNHGSGQAFYGITGNPVPWAEKDPKQNLAEGMQRNDGGRVNANMQGDGGAPLAFTNRYGLLVDSIDGDFAITDTTLEFSGVSTRNVAYYVLVGPPRQVMAGVAEISGKPALSPKWALGLNNSEWGTTQTEVTSIVQGYRDRKIPLDAFTLDFDFKAWGEDDYGEFRWNSTSASGNVNPNKFPSGASGTFARDMAARGVMLMGIMKPRVIVGKAGGGTTAQGQWARTNNCFYPGLADYTEYFSGRPANDVDFSKQTCRDWYWQHSRTLFDGGIAGWWNDEADEANGFIFNSLQHTNMQRSLYDGQRAYSDRRVFSLNRNFYLGAQRYGYGMWSGDIESGFGNMADQRTRMLTSINIGESKWGMDIGGFFGDPSSENYARWMQFGAFVPIYRVHGVDGKQRQPWVYGATAESAARRAIELRSRLMPYLYAHERINYETGIGLVRPLFYDYPTDPNAANLTSEWMFGESLLVAPVVEPGAASKQVYLPAGTWIDYTRGSVYTGPLTFNYPVNASTWQDIPLFVKAGAILPTQEVLQYVSEKPVKQIDLDVFPTTARSEFTLYDDDGLTRAYENGVFFKQRITAQRTSTSVTVETQAKTGSFSPALTHYIVKVNATTGTAARINGTAPTRYGDLAALKAATGEGWTTGVDVYGPYTAVRIAAGVARTVVVDGTPSTPPPPPLTSVLEAEDAALSSGAIALSDHPGYSGRGFVAGYWNSGASTRFTLQASTAGTYSATLKYSNANGSARTLTLDVNGARTQLTLPATANWDTWSTYTARIPLNAGTNTLSYVYAPGDSAHVNLDSLTISPLPTIVLEAEDAVLSSGALALNDHTGYSGRGFVAGYWNSGAATTFSLQASTAGTYSATLKYSNANGSARTLTLEVNGARTQLTLPATANWDTWSTYTARIPLNAGTNTLSYVYAPGDSAHVNLDSLTIAP
- a CDS encoding glutathione S-transferase family protein codes for the protein MKLYFAPRTRAVRARWLLEELEVPYELVKLDVAKQETTTPAHLALHPLGEVPVLVDGATVLFESLAICLHLADRFPEKKLAPPLGSADRGPYLQWIVFAEVTLDPLVLEHYWNTQLPEEKKVDLSRQHARLNDVLEVLDVRLDGREFIAGDSFTAADVVLASILHLAHTLKLLDGYPKLFEYTLRQAKRPATRRAVSG
- a CDS encoding LysR family transcriptional regulator; this encodes MMISPADMVLFAAVVREGSFTRAARQLGITKQTASERIGKLEEQLGVRLLERTTRRLRMTESGTTYYDRCAAIAAQIDEANSEVQRRQAEPVGLLRVASPMLYGRRYLAPVVADFLSRYPKASVELVLADRRVDLIEEGLDLAIRIGTIDDSSLVARKLGEGPSYFVASPGYLSKHGMPSAKELRSARCIGFSPFETWEAENVKTRIDPVLTVNDLEVACEAAIAGVGIARVPEILCREALQDGRLKVLFGPRPAMLRTLYAVYPSRLNLPSKVRLFVDALATLTEPVSPPHRGGARRKQR